A section of the Rhodobacteraceae bacterium M382 genome encodes:
- a CDS encoding helix-turn-helix domain-containing protein, with translation MSETPDNIGLDHELWRKRLRQAIDDRGLGYKELSSSAGFNKEYVSKMLNGRINPTVDKILRICEVAGIEPSFLFLRDVGGQGIRETVKDAANLTEQDASLVARLIDSARKS, from the coding sequence ATGTCAGAAACACCAGATAACATCGGTCTAGATCACGAGCTGTGGCGGAAACGTCTTAGGCAGGCGATAGATGATCGTGGCCTAGGTTACAAAGAGCTCTCCAGCAGCGCGGGTTTCAACAAAGAATACGTCAGCAAGATGCTGAACGGCAGAATCAATCCCACAGTCGATAAGATCCTGAGGATCTGTGAAGTCGCTGGAATAGAACCGAGTTTTTTGTTTCTGCGTGATGTTGGCGGGCAGGGGATCAGGGAAACCGTCAAAGATGCGGCGAACCTGACTGAACAAGATGCTTCACTTGTCGCTAGGTTGATCGACAGCGCTCGGAAAAGCTGA
- a CDS encoding thermonuclease family protein produces MGSFAIITCLSLMAVDGDTVKCDGQNLRPMGDGAPHVSGFDTPELSRYSDCPEETHFGLLAAVRMSELLQTKGLIIEDSGEVDVFDRPLVVLRLPDGSTIGQRLIDEGLARVWTPGYRANWCE; encoded by the coding sequence ATGGGTTCGTTCGCGATCATAACTTGTCTTTCGCTCATGGCCGTCGATGGCGACACAGTAAAATGCGATGGCCAGAACCTTCGCCCGATGGGTGACGGCGCACCACATGTCTCCGGCTTTGATACGCCAGAGCTAAGCAGATACTCGGACTGCCCAGAAGAAACCCATTTTGGGCTACTTGCAGCGGTCCGGATGTCAGAGCTGCTGCAAACCAAAGGCCTGATTATCGAGGATTCCGGTGAAGTCGATGTCTTCGACAGGCCGCTGGTGGTGCTGAGGTTGCCAGACGGATCAACCATAGGACAAAGGTTGATCGACGAAGGCTTGGCGCGGGTTTGGACACCCGGTTACCGAGCCAATTGGTGCGAATGA
- a CDS encoding helix-turn-helix transcriptional regulator, protein MIIAQDKWGDTLPDWVRTLVKECDESSQNQVARKLGISSTVVSQVIHNNYPGNLENIAGRVSDVFEQKEIECPALGLIQGEACLQWRDQMGTTSSVPIRVQMDRACRCCPRGQKGSESET, encoded by the coding sequence TTGATCATCGCCCAGGACAAATGGGGGGACACCCTGCCCGACTGGGTGCGCACCCTTGTCAAAGAATGCGACGAAAGTTCACAAAACCAAGTGGCCAGGAAACTGGGTATTTCCTCCACGGTCGTCAGCCAGGTCATCCACAACAACTACCCCGGCAATCTCGAAAACATCGCTGGCCGGGTGAGCGATGTGTTTGAGCAAAAGGAGATCGAATGCCCCGCCCTGGGCCTGATCCAAGGGGAAGCTTGCCTGCAGTGGCGTGATCAAATGGGCACGACATCCAGCGTCCCGATCCGGGTGCAAATGGACCGAGCCTGCCGCTGTTGCCCCCGGGGCCAGAAGGGCTCGGAGAGTGAAACATGA
- a CDS encoding ATP-binding protein: MSNFLETGNMVQPLRNVAALNQQILALRNRTFGLPGLGVFHGNTGYGKTFAATWAASRTGAIHVSVQKRWTARTLLEKILVELKMPQNGTLQKLTDRTIQGLRRADRALIIDEADYAVQRNLIDDIRDIQDGAAVPVIMIGMSEFALKLAKWPLVYNRVLKWTPAVPADLKDARILAGHYAGGVQVADDLLMHVLERNEGSVRETCRDLDTIREHALQIGVKTLTHRDWGNTPFESGLLLAPQGYQQ; the protein is encoded by the coding sequence ATGTCGAACTTTCTTGAAACTGGCAATATGGTGCAGCCGCTGCGCAATGTCGCCGCGCTGAACCAGCAAATACTAGCCTTGCGGAACCGCACCTTTGGCTTGCCCGGTCTCGGCGTTTTCCACGGAAACACGGGATATGGGAAGACCTTTGCCGCAACCTGGGCCGCGTCCCGAACCGGTGCCATCCATGTATCCGTCCAAAAGCGCTGGACCGCTCGGACCCTGCTGGAGAAAATTCTCGTCGAGCTGAAAATGCCACAGAACGGCACGCTGCAGAAACTCACGGACCGCACCATCCAAGGGTTGCGCCGGGCAGACCGGGCTTTGATCATCGATGAGGCGGACTATGCCGTTCAGCGCAACCTGATTGACGATATCCGGGACATTCAGGATGGCGCGGCGGTTCCCGTGATCATGATCGGGATGAGCGAGTTTGCCCTGAAGTTGGCAAAATGGCCGCTGGTCTACAATCGCGTCCTCAAATGGACACCTGCGGTCCCTGCCGATCTCAAGGACGCGCGCATCCTGGCCGGACATTATGCCGGTGGCGTCCAGGTTGCCGACGACCTTCTCATGCATGTCCTGGAACGCAACGAAGGCAGTGTTCGTGAGACCTGCCGGGACCTGGACACCATCCGCGAACACGCGCTCCAGATCGGGGTCAAAACGTTGACGCACCGGGACTGGGGCAACACCCCTTTTGAAAGCGGCCTGCTTTTGGCACCGCAGGGATATCAGCAATGA
- a CDS encoding ParB N-terminal domain-containing protein, with protein MRPARLIETTEIALADIDTSNRLRPVSQTAVEALVGSIEDLGLRDEIHVRKIKKSGKIRLIAGGHRVAAFQAMGRETIPAKVWDCTDDFAQLAEIDDNLAHAELDTLELSVFLARRKEVYERVYPETKHGGDRGNQHIGGRQTDILSFCQSVAEKRDVSERQIRRLVAAGQCLGPQEIRQLRDAPRKVTLADLQEIAKCSQPTDRYEICRALGDGSAKSAKEVMNRKKAPGAGISDPVEDFRIKLNDVFARASKEARRRFANDQRDILLELLGAPALIEDTPEPAEVVLFKSRQAQG; from the coding sequence ATGCGCCCTGCCCGCCTGATTGAAACCACCGAAATTGCCTTGGCCGACATCGACACCAGCAATCGCTTGCGCCCGGTCTCGCAAACCGCCGTTGAAGCCCTGGTGGGTTCGATTGAAGATCTGGGCCTGCGAGACGAAATCCATGTGCGCAAGATCAAGAAAAGCGGCAAGATCCGGTTGATTGCCGGAGGGCATCGGGTGGCGGCGTTTCAGGCGATGGGGCGCGAGACCATCCCGGCCAAGGTCTGGGATTGCACCGATGATTTTGCCCAACTGGCCGAGATTGACGACAACCTGGCCCATGCAGAATTGGATACGCTGGAACTGAGCGTGTTCCTGGCGCGCCGCAAAGAGGTCTATGAACGGGTCTACCCCGAGACCAAACATGGCGGCGACCGAGGCAACCAGCATATTGGCGGTAGGCAAACGGACATCTTGTCCTTTTGCCAAAGCGTGGCCGAAAAAAGGGACGTCTCAGAGCGTCAAATTCGCCGTCTGGTCGCCGCCGGGCAATGTCTCGGCCCCCAGGAAATCCGGCAACTGCGCGACGCGCCCAGGAAGGTGACACTGGCGGATCTGCAAGAGATCGCCAAATGCAGCCAGCCCACAGACCGCTATGAGATCTGCCGCGCCCTGGGCGATGGCTCCGCCAAATCCGCCAAAGAGGTCATGAACCGCAAGAAGGCTCCCGGTGCTGGCATTTCCGACCCGGTCGAAGACTTCCGTATCAAGCTGAATGACGTGTTTGCCCGGGCGTCCAAGGAGGCACGGCGGCGGTTTGCAAACGATCAGCGCGACATTCTATTGGAATTGCTGGGTGCCCCTGCCCTGATCGAGGACACGCCCGAACCCGCAGAAGTCGTCTTGTTCAAAAGCCGCCAGGCGCAGGGCTAG
- a CDS encoding LuxR family transcriptional regulator translates to MEPIFFSVLSGLSDQGFSIGVGFSNNEPKWVHSTYAKEWVDTYVEKRFLNFDPTIIHGQKRCGHFTWSELDAKYPDNPVFREAAKFGLSEGNTLSLNICGSRTIVSCAGRKWNADDVRKAKAAASALHCLQASEPYPVVATDKELDVLDLMASGLHDREISERLGIKLESVRMRRRRVYEKTGTTSPASVISFAIKNCWI, encoded by the coding sequence ATGGAGCCAATTTTTTTCTCGGTTCTGTCGGGGCTTTCGGACCAAGGTTTCTCTATTGGAGTCGGCTTCAGTAACAATGAACCCAAGTGGGTCCACTCGACTTATGCCAAGGAGTGGGTGGATACCTATGTTGAGAAGCGCTTCTTGAATTTTGACCCGACAATTATCCACGGACAGAAGAGATGCGGGCATTTTACTTGGAGCGAACTGGATGCGAAATACCCGGATAACCCGGTCTTCAGGGAGGCCGCAAAATTTGGTTTGTCTGAGGGCAACACGCTGTCTCTCAACATCTGTGGATCTAGGACTATTGTGAGTTGCGCGGGGCGCAAGTGGAACGCCGATGACGTCCGAAAAGCGAAAGCCGCAGCCAGTGCTCTTCACTGCCTCCAGGCCTCCGAGCCGTATCCTGTTGTAGCTACCGATAAAGAGCTTGATGTGCTCGACCTTATGGCGAGTGGGCTTCACGATCGGGAGATTTCAGAGCGACTTGGGATCAAGCTCGAGTCAGTTCGCATGAGACGGCGGCGGGTGTACGAAAAGACCGGCACGACGTCTCCTGCATCGGTAATATCATTTGCGATAAAAAATTGCTGGATCTGA
- a CDS encoding Mu transposase C-terminal domain-containing protein — protein sequence MSVTEPHKIWWTADELAASGLPELPGTKRGINLLADRLGWKAQPGCAKRKQGRGGGWVYHWSVLPLGTRRKLLKDAADVPAERPERGDMWAAFDTLPNSAKQKAKDRLAALQLADRLYATGVTKVVAMTEAGRQHGFTSRSLYEWSRLVEGVEPADWLAYLAPRNRTAPRKDTKAVCTQAFMDYLKGLYLRQEGPSFSQSWRLAMKKAEAEGWDALTQKTAKRHLENQVPHLTLVLAREGEAGLMRSFPAQIRDRSGLHALEGVNADCHKIDVFVSWPDGTINRPQIVAFQDLYSGKILSWRVDHSPNKVMVMSAFGELVETWGIPKRCLFDNGHEFANKWMTGGTKTRFRFKVLDTDPRGVMDLMNIQVHWATPGHGQAKPVERAFGDWAENIAKDPRCHGAYVGKSPVAKPENYRERAITMDTFLKVVEEGVIEHNAREGRLSPTAKGRSFDQTFAESFQAAPIRKATKEQRRLWLLCQQVGKLNAQNGQIKLYGNFYYSEWMSQHPGLRVVARFDPDHLHAGLEIYSVDGEYLGFAECRQKVGFFDLSGAREQARRNRRVKKLQREILEELRPVSIEDIAADMDTNPAAPSDPLRAKVVALNFDKPRVQKPRFVTPENPELDAAREALILSLPENRSAQPKIQTDGFAPAANPEDRYSQALDILARSDAGQPIGTAEAEWVADYQTSVEYKSAKMMAEMLGNQSG from the coding sequence ATGAGCGTCACCGAACCCCATAAAATCTGGTGGACCGCAGACGAGTTGGCAGCATCCGGCCTGCCCGAACTGCCCGGCACCAAGCGCGGCATCAACCTGTTGGCCGACCGGCTGGGTTGGAAGGCGCAACCGGGTTGCGCCAAGCGTAAACAGGGGCGCGGTGGCGGCTGGGTATATCACTGGTCGGTTCTGCCCCTGGGCACCCGGCGCAAGCTGTTGAAAGATGCGGCTGACGTTCCTGCAGAGCGCCCGGAGCGCGGCGATATGTGGGCGGCCTTTGACACACTGCCCAACAGCGCAAAACAAAAGGCCAAGGACCGTCTGGCCGCCCTGCAATTGGCAGATCGCTTGTATGCCACCGGCGTTACCAAAGTCGTCGCCATGACCGAGGCCGGTCGCCAACACGGGTTCACATCCCGCAGCCTTTATGAATGGTCCCGCCTGGTCGAAGGTGTCGAGCCCGCCGATTGGCTGGCCTATCTGGCCCCACGCAACCGGACGGCCCCGCGCAAGGATACAAAAGCCGTCTGCACCCAGGCGTTCATGGACTATTTAAAAGGGCTTTATCTGCGCCAGGAAGGGCCTTCTTTCAGCCAGTCCTGGCGGCTGGCGATGAAGAAGGCCGAGGCCGAAGGCTGGGACGCTCTGACCCAAAAGACCGCCAAACGTCATCTGGAAAATCAGGTGCCGCATCTGACCCTGGTCCTGGCACGGGAGGGCGAAGCGGGGCTGATGCGCAGCTTCCCGGCCCAGATCAGGGACCGCAGCGGCTTGCACGCTCTGGAAGGTGTGAACGCCGACTGCCACAAGATCGACGTCTTTGTGAGCTGGCCTGACGGCACAATCAATCGCCCGCAGATCGTGGCGTTCCAGGACCTCTATTCGGGCAAGATCCTGTCCTGGCGGGTCGATCATTCGCCGAACAAAGTCATGGTGATGAGCGCCTTTGGCGAATTGGTCGAAACCTGGGGCATTCCCAAGCGGTGCCTGTTCGACAACGGGCATGAGTTTGCCAACAAATGGATGACCGGCGGCACCAAAACCCGGTTTCGCTTCAAAGTGCTGGACACCGACCCGCGCGGCGTCATGGATCTGATGAACATTCAGGTACATTGGGCAACACCGGGTCACGGTCAGGCCAAACCTGTTGAACGGGCATTTGGTGACTGGGCCGAGAACATCGCCAAGGATCCACGGTGCCACGGGGCCTATGTCGGCAAGAGCCCGGTCGCAAAACCCGAGAATTACCGCGAGCGGGCGATCACCATGGACACCTTTCTAAAGGTTGTCGAAGAGGGGGTGATTGAACACAACGCCCGCGAAGGTCGCCTGTCGCCAACCGCCAAAGGGCGTTCCTTTGATCAAACCTTTGCCGAGAGTTTCCAAGCCGCGCCAATTCGCAAGGCTACAAAAGAACAACGCCGCCTGTGGTTGCTTTGCCAACAAGTGGGCAAACTCAACGCCCAGAACGGACAGATCAAGCTTTACGGCAATTTCTATTATTCCGAATGGATGAGCCAGCATCCTGGCCTGCGGGTCGTTGCCCGGTTCGATCCGGATCATCTCCACGCCGGTCTCGAGATCTACAGCGTCGATGGCGAATATCTGGGCTTTGCTGAATGCCGCCAGAAGGTCGGGTTCTTCGACCTGTCCGGTGCCCGGGAACAGGCCCGCCGAAACCGCCGCGTGAAGAAGCTGCAAAGGGAAATTCTCGAAGAACTGCGCCCTGTGAGCATCGAAGACATTGCAGCGGATATGGACACCAACCCTGCTGCCCCGTCCGATCCGCTCCGGGCAAAAGTCGTGGCTTTGAACTTCGATAAACCCCGTGTGCAGAAGCCGCGTTTTGTGACCCCGGAAAATCCCGAGTTGGACGCGGCGCGTGAGGCCCTGATCCTTTCGCTGCCTGAGAACAGAAGCGCCCAGCCAAAAATACAGACCGACGGTTTCGCACCCGCCGCCAACCCGGAGGACCGATATTCCCAGGCGTTGGACATCCTGGCCCGCTCCGATGCGGGTCAGCCCATAGGCACGGCAGAGGCCGAATGGGTCGCCGATTACCAAACGTCTGTTGAATACAAGAGCGCAAAAATGATGGCCGAAATGCTTGGAAACCAAAGCGGCTGA